ATAAGATCATGATGTATCGCCTGACTATGCTAACTGAGAATGATTCCAGTGAACACCTGTTAGCTAAAATAAATCCAACTTCAGGATTAGTCCTTAAAAATCATTATTTTGAATTATATTTTCACCTAACAGATGTTAGTCAGAGTGAAGACATTTAAAATCAATCACATAAAATTGCGATTGATTCGGGTAGATCTCCGCAATCACCTCTTTAAGCGCCGCAAGGGACATATTCTCCTGCTGTGCGTGCTTTTCCGTCAGCGTATCCAGCGTCACTGTCGAGGTTCCCACCACTTCGATGGTGCAAAACCAGGCGTCGTCCTCGAAGCGCCCGACGCGCAAAATATCGCCGGTTTTAAAATGCGATTCAGACTCATCACGGATAGTAATGGTTTTGCGCCCGGCCAGAATGTCGTCCTGGAAACGCTGAAAAAAAGTGATGTCGTTAGGCTGCATGTTATTATTCCCTGTAGATGAAGTCTGATGAGTGAGTTTAGCCACTGTGAGCATGTTCTCCCATTCCGCCATTGCCAGTCTCAACAATCTTGAGATGATGGTCTACAACTATGTCATTAAAAACCGTGACAAAGTGACCTATATGACCATCCGCGAGCTGGCGGATGCGGCGGGTGTGTCTACCACCACAGTGCTACGTTTTTGTCGCAAGCTGAACTGCGATGGCTATTCCGAATTCCGCGTGCGCTTTAAATTATATCTGGAACAAAACGAACCCCAGCAGGCGAATTTTGGCACCAGTGAAATTATCAGTTTTTTTAAAAGCGTCAATAATGAAGAGTTTGACGCATTATTAGATAACGCCGTCGATATTATATTATCCTCCGAGCGAATTATATTTGTTGGCGCGGGCACCTCCGGATCGTTGGCGAAATATGGTGCACGATTCTTCTCAAATATCGGAAAATTCAGTAACCATATCGACGACCCTTATTTCCCGGTGACCAACGATATGGCGAAAAATGCGCTGGCGATCGTGCTGTCCGTTTCGGGCGAAACCGAAGAGATCCTGCGCTTCGCCAGCCAGTTCAGCCTGCACCACTGCAAGGTTCTATCCATCACCAGCCACGAGCATTCTCGCCTGGCCAAGCTGGCCGATTTTAATCTCTCCTGGCATGTTCCTCAAACCCGCATCGGCGGAGTCTACGATATTACGACGCAGATCCCGGTTATTTATATTCTCGAATCTATCGGGCGAAAACTGGCGAAGAAACTGGCGGAATAAAACGCCCTGTTTTTTTGATGTAACATATTACATTATCGCCAAATTGTTATATCGTGACATTTAATTGTGCTTTGCTAGACTCGAAAACAATAGATCATAAGACGAGAGTAGCAAACATGAAAAAACTCACCTTACCAAAAGATTTTTTATGGGGCGGCGCGGTGGCGGCGCACCAGGTTGAAGGCGGCTGGAATAAAGGCGGCAAAGGCCCAAGCATTTGTGACGTGCTGACCGGCGGCGCGCATGGCGTACCGCGTGAAATCACTCAGGAAGTGATTGAAGGGAAATACTATCCCAACCACGAAGCCGTCGACTTCCACGGCCATTACAAAGAAGACATCAAACTGTTTGCCGAGATGGGCTTCAAATGTTTCCGTACCTCTATTGCCTGGACGCGTATCTTCCCGAAAGGCGATGAAACTCAGCCGAATGAAGAAGGGCTGAAGTTCTACGACGACATGTTTGATGAACTGCTGAAGTACAACATTGAGCCGGTCATCACCCTCTCCCACTTCGAAATGCCGCTGCACCTGGTGCAAGAATACGGCGGCTGGACCAACCGCAAAGTGGTAGATTTCTTCGTCCGTTTCTCGGAAGTGGTTTTCGAGCGCTATAAGAGCAAGGTCAAATACTGGATGACCTTCAACGAAATCAACAACCAGCGTAACTGGCGCGCCCCGCTGTTCGGGTATTGCTGCTCCGGCGTGGTCTACACCGAACATGAAAACCCGGAAGAGACCATGTATCAGGTGCTGCATCACCAGTTCGTTGCCAGCGCTCTGGCGGTAAAAGCCGCGCGTCGCATCAACCCGGAAATGAAAGTCGGTTGTATGCTGGCGATGGTGGCGCTCTATCCGTTCTCCTGCAAGCCAGAAGACGTGATGTTTGCCCAGGAATCCATGCGTGAGCGTTATGTCTTTACCGATGTTCAACTGCGCGGCTACTATCCAAGCTACGTCCTGAACGAGTGGGAGCGCCGTGGCTTTACCATCCATATGGAGGCGGGCGACGAGCAGATCCTGCGTGAAGGCACCTGCGATTACTTAGGTTTCAGCTACTACATGACCAACGCCGTCAAAGCCGAAGGCGGCACCGGCGACGCCATTTCCGGCTTCGAAGGCAGCGTGCCGAACCCGCATGTGAAAGCCTCCGACTGGGGCTGGCAGATTGACCCGGTTGGCCTGCGCTATGCTCTGTGCGAACTGTATGAGCGCTATCAGAAACCGCTGTTTATCGTGGAAAACGGCTTTGGCGCTTACGATAAAGTCGAAGAAGACGGCAGCATCAACGATGACTACCGTATCGATTATCTGCGTGCGCACGTGGAAGAGATGATGAAAGCGGTCACCTATGATGGTGTGGATCTGATGGGTTATACCCCGTGGGGCTGCATCGACTGCGTCTCGTTCACTACCGGCCAGTACAGCAAACGCTACGGCTTTATCTATGTGAACAAGCACGACGACGGTACGGGCGATATGTCTCGCTCCCGTAAGAAGAGCTTTAACTGGTATAAAGAAGTGATTGCCAGCAACGGCGAGAACATCTAAACCGACTGCCCGGTGGCGCTTCGCTTACACCGTCCTACAGTCTCGTAGGCCCGGCAAGCGCAGCGCCACCGGGCATTAACACTATTTCCCGCCCGCCAGCTCAAGAAAACTCCCCGTCACATACGACGCTTTTTCGCTAAGCAACCAGACGATAGCTTGCGCGACCTCTTCCGGCTGTCCGCCGCGCTGCATCGGTAATGCGGATTTCACCCGGTCCACTCGCCCTGGCTCACCGCCTGACGCATGAATATCGGTATAAATCAGTCCAGGGCGCACACAGTTCACACGAATGCCCTGCGCCGCCACTTCCAGCGCGAGGCCCGTTGTCAGCGAATCCACCGCCCCTTTAGACGCAGCATAATCAACGTATTCGCCCGGTGCGCCCAGACGCGATGCCGCCGACGAGACATTCACAATCGCCCCACCTTTGCCGTTATGTTTAAACGACATGCGCTTCACCGCTTCTCGACAGCAGAGGAAATAGCCCGTGACGTTGGTTGCGAGCACGCGGTTGATACGCTCGGCGGAGAGATTCTCGATGGTGCTCTGCTCAAACAAAATCCCTGCATTGTTCACCAGCGCCGTTAACGGTTCGCCCTCGCGGTCGATGCTGTCAAACATCGCCAGCACTTGAGATTCGTCGCTGATATCCGCGCGCACGGCAAACGCCCTGCCGCCCGCCTCGATAATATGATTGATCACATCCGTCGCGGCCTTGATGTTGTGGTGATAGTTCACCGCCACGGTGTACCCTTCTTGCGCCAGCTGTAGCGCCGTCGCTTTGCCAATGCCCCGGCTGGCGCCGGTGACCAGTGCGATTGCCATTGATTTTCTCCCAATAAAAAAGCCGGGTGGCGGCTACGCCTTACCCGGCCTACTGTTCAGAGCTTAAGTATTACTGATATTCGCTCATTGGCACGCAAGAACAGAACAAATTACGATCGCCGTATACGTCATCGAGACGCTTCACGGTCGGCCAGTACTTGTTCGCCACGCCTGCCGGGAAGACCGCCAGCTCACGGGTATAACCGTGATTCCACTCCGCCACCAGCTCGTTCTGGGTATGCGGGGCGTTCACCAGCGGGTTATCTTCCAGTGGCCATTCGCCCTGTTTCACACGGTCGATTTCACCGCGGATCGCCAGCATTGCGTCGATAAAGCGGTCCAGCTCAACTTTGCTTTCCGATTCGGTCGGCTCAACCATCAGCGTACCCGCCACCGGGAAGGACATGGTTGGCGCGTGGAAACCGTAGTCGATCAGACGTTTGGCAATATCCAGCTCGCTGATCCCAGTCTCGTCTTTTAGCGGGCGAATATCGAGAATACATTCGTGCGCCACGCGACCGTCACGACCGGTGTAGAGCACCGGATAGGCGTCTTTCAGGCGTGTGGCGATGTAGTTCGCATTCAGGATCGCCACCTGGCTCGCCTGTTTCAATCCCTCCGCGCCCATCATGCGGATGTACATCCAGCTGATTGGCAGAATAGACGCACTGCCGAACGGTGCCGCAGAGACCGCACCCTGACGGGTCAACATGCCTTCAATCTGCACTACGCTGTGGCCCGGAACAAACGGAGCCAGATGTGCTTTCACGCCGATAGGGCCCATACCCGGGCCGCCACCGCCGTGCGGAATGCAGAAGGTTTTGTGCAGGTTCAGGTGCGATACGTCCGCGCCGATAAAGCCCGGAGAGGTGATTCCCACCTGGGCGTTCATGTTCGCACCGTCGAGGTAAACCTGACCGCCGAACTGATGCACCACTTCGCACACTTCACGGATCGTCTCTTCATAGACGCCGTGAGTGGACGGGTAAGTCACCATGATGCAGGAGAGTTTATCGCCCGCCTGTTCGGCTTTCGCACGCAGATCGGCAAGATCGATGTTGCCATTTTTATCGCAGGCCACGACCACCACTTCCATTCCCGCCATCTGCGCAGATGCTGGGTTAGTGCCGTGAGCGGAGCTTGGAATCAGGCAGATATCGCGATGCCCTTCGTTGCGGCTTTCGTGATAGTGACGGATCGCCAGCAGGCCCGCGTATTCCCCCTGCGCACCCGAGTTCGGCTGCATGCAAAGTGCGTCGTAGCCGGTCAGTTTCACCAGCCAGTCTGAAAGCTGACCGATCATCTGATGATAGCCTTCCGCCTGATCTGCCGGGCAGAATGGGTGAAGTTCAGAGAACTCAGGCCAGGTAATCGGGATCATTTCCGCGGCGGCATTGAGCTTCATGGTGCAGGAGCCGAGCGGGATCATCGCCTGATTCAGCGCCAGATCTTTGCGCTCCAGAGAGTGCATGTAGCGCATCATCTCGGTTTCGCTGTGATAGCGGTTAAACACCGGATGGGTCAGGACAGCGTCGTCACGCAGCATGCTTTCCTGAATCGAGCGGCTGT
Above is a window of Lelliottia jeotgali DNA encoding:
- a CDS encoding RNA-binding domain protein, with the translated sequence MQPNDITFFQRFQDDILAGRKTITIRDESESHFKTGDILRVGRFEDDAWFCTIEVVGTSTVTLDTLTEKHAQQENMSLAALKEVIAEIYPNQSQFYVIDFKCLHSD
- a CDS encoding Glycine dehydrogenase (decarboxylating) (glycine cleavage system P protein) produces the protein MTQTLSQLENRGAFIERHIGPDAQQQQEMLKTVGADSLNALIGQIVPKDIQLATPPQVGDATTEYAALTELKAIAGLNKRFKSYIGMGYTPVQLPPVILRNMLENPGWYTAYTPYQPEVSQGRLEALLNFQQVTLDLTGLDIASASLLDEATAAAEAMAMAKRVSKLKNANRFFVAADVHPQTLDVVRTRAETFGFDVIVDDAEKVLDHQDVFGVLLQQVGTTGEVHDYTSLIAELKSRKIVVSFAADFMALVLLTAPGKQGADIVFGSAQRFGVPMGYGGPHAAFFAAKDEFKRSMPGRIIGVSKDAAGNTALRMAMQTREQHIRREKANSNICTSQVLLANIASLYAVFHGPVGLKRIATRIHRFADILAAGLQQKGLKLRHAHYFDTLCVEVADKAGVLARAEAAEINLRSDILNAVGITLNETTSREDIQTLFNVLLGDAHGLDVDSLDKDVAHDSRSIQESMLRDDAVLTHPVFNRYHSETEMMRYMHSLERKDLALNQAMIPLGSCTMKLNAAAEMIPITWPEFSELHPFCPADQAEGYHQMIGQLSDWLVKLTGYDALCMQPNSGAQGEYAGLLAIRHYHESRNEGHRDICLIPSSAHGTNPASAQMAGMEVVVVACDKNGNIDLADLRAKAEQAGDKLSCIMVTYPSTHGVYEETIREVCEVVHQFGGQVYLDGANMNAQVGITSPGFIGADVSHLNLHKTFCIPHGGGGPGMGPIGVKAHLAPFVPGHSVVQIEGMLTRQGAVSAAPFGSASILPISWMYIRMMGAEGLKQASQVAILNANYIATRLKDAYPVLYTGRDGRVAHECILDIRPLKDETGISELDIAKRLIDYGFHAPTMSFPVAGTLMVEPTESESKVELDRFIDAMLAIRGEIDRVKQGEWPLEDNPLVNAPHTQNELVAEWNHGYTRELAVFPAGVANKYWPTVKRLDDVYGDRNLFCSCVPMSEYQ
- a CDS encoding 6-phospho-beta-glucosidase gives rise to the protein MKKLTLPKDFLWGGAVAAHQVEGGWNKGGKGPSICDVLTGGAHGVPREITQEVIEGKYYPNHEAVDFHGHYKEDIKLFAEMGFKCFRTSIAWTRIFPKGDETQPNEEGLKFYDDMFDELLKYNIEPVITLSHFEMPLHLVQEYGGWTNRKVVDFFVRFSEVVFERYKSKVKYWMTFNEINNQRNWRAPLFGYCCSGVVYTEHENPEETMYQVLHHQFVASALAVKAARRINPEMKVGCMLAMVALYPFSCKPEDVMFAQESMRERYVFTDVQLRGYYPSYVLNEWERRGFTIHMEAGDEQILREGTCDYLGFSYYMTNAVKAEGGTGDAISGFEGSVPNPHVKASDWGWQIDPVGLRYALCELYERYQKPLFIVENGFGAYDKVEEDGSINDDYRIDYLRAHVEEMMKAVTYDGVDLMGYTPWGCIDCVSFTTGQYSKRYGFIYVNKHDDGTGDMSRSRKKSFNWYKEVIASNGENI
- a CDS encoding Phosphosugar-binding transcriptional regulator, RpiR family, with the translated sequence MFSHSAIASLNNLEMMVYNYVIKNRDKVTYMTIRELADAAGVSTTTVLRFCRKLNCDGYSEFRVRFKLYLEQNEPQQANFGTSEIISFFKSVNNEEFDALLDNAVDIILSSERIIFVGAGTSGSLAKYGARFFSNIGKFSNHIDDPYFPVTNDMAKNALAIVLSVSGETEEILRFASQFSLHHCKVLSITSHEHSRLAKLADFNLSWHVPQTRIGGVYDITTQIPVIYILESIGRKLAKKLAE